Proteins encoded by one window of Paenibacillus urinalis:
- the cls gene encoding cardiolipin synthase, which translates to MDINHISYIVVIIINMLLAAALIFLERKDASSTWAWLLVLTFIPIVGFVLYLLLGQNLTRYRLFQWKERAKLNIDQMVIDQIRHLQEKDFPFRKQDTLEYKDFIYMHLIQNGALFTEDNSVEIFCDGHHKFNKLMEDIENAQDHIHIQYYILRGDGLGRSIRNALIKKAREGVYVRVLYDALGSRSMKKSFFKELVAAGGKVEVFFPSKFRLINLRLNYRNHRKLVIIDGIIGYTGGFNVGDEYLGKDKKFGYWRDTHLRIQGTAVSTLQARFIMDWNEASRYHDITFVPEHFPEPEGKDHIGMQIVTSGPDAEIEHIKNGYIKMISAAKKSIIIQTPYFIPDASMLDAVRIACLSGIDVRIMIPNKPDHMFVYWATTSYVGELIKVGAKIYIYDNGFLHTKMIVVDKKMATIGTANFDVRSFRLNFEINAFIYDSKIALELTDAFEKDMQLSAEMTAEHYRQRSLWIRFKESISRLLSPIL; encoded by the coding sequence TTGGATATTAACCATATCAGCTACATCGTAGTGATCATCATCAATATGTTACTGGCTGCCGCCCTTATATTTCTAGAACGCAAAGATGCTTCTTCCACCTGGGCCTGGCTGCTCGTGCTTACTTTTATTCCGATTGTAGGGTTCGTGCTCTACCTGCTGCTCGGACAAAACCTTACAAGATACCGTCTTTTTCAATGGAAGGAACGCGCGAAGCTCAACATCGACCAGATGGTCATCGATCAGATTCGTCACCTGCAGGAGAAGGATTTCCCATTCCGCAAACAAGACACTTTAGAGTACAAGGATTTTATTTATATGCATCTCATTCAAAATGGTGCGCTATTTACGGAAGACAACAGTGTCGAAATCTTCTGCGACGGACATCATAAATTCAACAAGCTGATGGAAGACATTGAAAATGCACAGGATCATATTCATATCCAGTACTATATTCTTCGAGGAGATGGGCTGGGGAGAAGCATTCGAAATGCACTGATCAAAAAAGCCCGAGAAGGCGTGTACGTGCGGGTACTGTATGATGCGCTTGGCTCACGGAGCATGAAGAAGAGCTTCTTCAAAGAGCTGGTTGCAGCCGGAGGGAAGGTTGAGGTCTTCTTCCCATCGAAGTTCAGGCTGATCAACCTGCGGCTCAATTATCGTAATCACCGTAAGCTCGTTATCATTGATGGAATTATCGGATATACTGGCGGGTTTAACGTAGGGGATGAGTATCTCGGCAAGGATAAGAAGTTTGGATACTGGCGCGATACGCATCTGCGGATTCAAGGAACGGCGGTTTCCACACTGCAGGCCCGGTTTATTATGGACTGGAATGAAGCGTCCCGTTATCATGACATTACGTTTGTGCCTGAACATTTTCCTGAGCCGGAAGGCAAGGATCATATCGGTATGCAGATTGTAACGAGCGGACCCGATGCCGAAATCGAGCATATCAAGAATGGATATATCAAAATGATCTCTGCTGCGAAGAAATCCATCATCATTCAGACGCCGTATTTTATTCCCGATGCTAGTATGCTGGATGCGGTACGGATTGCCTGTCTGTCAGGAATTGATGTACGAATCATGATCCCGAATAAGCCGGACCACATGTTTGTCTACTGGGCAACAACTTCGTACGTCGGTGAGCTTATCAAGGTCGGCGCCAAGATTTATATCTACGACAACGGCTTCCTGCATACGAAAATGATCGTTGTAGATAAGAAAATGGCCACCATCGGTACAGCCAACTTCGATGTCCGCAGCTTCAGGCTTAACTTCGAGATCAACGCTTTTATTTATGATTCCAAGATTGCGCTGGAGCTGACGGATGCTTTCGAAAAAGATATGCAGCTCTCTGCCGAGATGACAGCAGAACACTACAGACAGCGTTCGCTCTGGATCCGGTTCAAGGAATCCATATCCAGGCTGCTCTCGCCAATTTTATAG
- a CDS encoding YitT family protein, translating to MQQAQERKSRNKRASNLIPVDGPLRVVVDAFFIIFGAFVMSIAFNLFLVPNLIASGGVSGISILGQAAFGFEPAFTQWALNIPLFIAGYSILGRQYAIRSLLGSVMLPLFVYLTKDWTVPTSNPLLASIFGGIGVGLGIGIVYRGRGSTGGLTILAQIIQKYSGLRLSLSVMLLDGAVIVIAGMLLSLENSLYALISLYVTGKVIDAVEMGFGTSKVAYIISNYTEPIKQAILHDLDRGVTKLSAQGGYTDDDRTVLMVVVGQSEIARLKTLVRAVDPNAFVTITNAHEVLGEGFKKTF from the coding sequence ATGCAGCAAGCACAAGAGCGCAAGAGCAGGAACAAAAGAGCTTCAAATCTCATTCCGGTGGACGGTCCGCTTCGAGTGGTCGTTGACGCCTTTTTCATCATATTCGGGGCATTTGTCATGTCCATTGCCTTCAATCTGTTCCTCGTGCCGAATTTGATCGCCTCGGGCGGTGTATCGGGTATCTCGATTCTGGGGCAGGCCGCCTTCGGATTCGAACCGGCATTTACACAGTGGGCACTGAATATTCCGTTATTCATTGCAGGGTATTCCATACTGGGAAGGCAATATGCTATCCGTTCCCTGCTCGGAAGTGTGATGCTTCCGCTGTTCGTTTATCTTACTAAGGATTGGACGGTGCCTACCAGCAACCCGCTGCTGGCTTCGATCTTTGGCGGAATTGGCGTTGGGCTCGGGATTGGTATCGTATACCGCGGACGAGGTTCCACAGGGGGACTGACGATCCTTGCGCAAATTATTCAGAAATACAGTGGTCTCCGGCTGTCCCTGAGTGTCATGCTGCTGGATGGGGCAGTTATTGTAATAGCGGGGATGCTGCTGTCCCTAGAGAACTCACTTTATGCACTCATCAGTTTATATGTCACGGGAAAAGTGATTGATGCGGTTGAAATGGGATTTGGTACTTCCAAAGTCGCCTACATTATATCCAATTATACGGAACCAATTAAGCAGGCGATATTGCACGATCTGGACCGAGGCGTAACGAAGCTGTCTGCCCAAGGAGGTTATACGGATGATGACCGTACGGTGCTGATGGTTGTTGTGGGGCAAAGTGAGATTGCGAGATTGAAGACGCTCGTTCGTGCGGTGGATCCGAATGCATTTGTGACCATTACGAATGCGCATGAGGTGCTGGGAGAAGGGTTTAAGAAGACATTCTAA